The following are from one region of the Bradyrhizobium septentrionale genome:
- a CDS encoding MliC family protein: MTYRGGAILVGAMVLGVFGPQAASAQSAFRNYRCADGTQFVAGFFTGDTRAHLQLDGKAVTLTKRLSLTGTRYKGGGVTLEISRSGLARLRHAKRPATACELA; encoded by the coding sequence ATGACTTATCGCGGGGGCGCCATTCTCGTTGGCGCAATGGTCTTGGGCGTTTTCGGTCCCCAGGCGGCATCGGCACAGTCCGCCTTCCGGAATTATCGCTGTGCCGACGGCACCCAGTTCGTTGCGGGGTTCTTCACCGGGGACACACGCGCGCATCTGCAGCTCGACGGCAAGGCGGTGACGCTGACCAAGCGCCTGTCGCTGACAGGCACACGCTACAAAGGCGGCGGCGTCACGCTCGAGATCAGTCGATCTGGGCTTGCCAGGCTCCGGCATGCCAAGCGGCCAGCGACGGCCTGCGAGCTGGCATGA